In the Candidatus Binataceae bacterium genome, AGTTCGCGCTGCCGGTCCAGCTCTATTTCATGCTCACCCGCTACAAACAGCAGCAGGAGCTGGCGCAGCAGGAGCTTTTTTCACTGGCGACAGTTTCGGACTATCTCTTCGCCAAGGATCGCATCTTTGCCGCGCTGAACCTCGCGCCCGACGAACTCGCGCTCTATGACAACGTCTATCGGTTGCTCGACGCGCGGATGGTCAAACCCGATCTCGTCGTTTTCATCTCGGCGCGCGGCGAAGTTCTGCTCGAGCGGCTGCGCAAGCGTGATCGTCATTTCGAACGCGACATAAGCGTTGATTATCTGGAACGGGTCTCGGCGGCGTTTCGGGATTTTTTCTTCTACTACGACGAGTCTCCCCTGCTGGTGGTCGACACGTCGGAAATCGACTTCGTCGAGGACTCCGACGACCTGCGCGATCTGATGCGCGAGATCGAGCGTGCGGGCCAGGGCGTCCAGCACTTCGTCCCGCGCAAGAGCTGACCGTCATCGGCGCGCGCCTGAGCTTAGAGCGCGCTGAATTCGCGCTCGATCTGGGTCGCCAGCGCGAAATCTTTGGCGGTCACGCCGCCGGCATCGTGCGTCGAACAGGTGAAGGTCACGCGCGTGTAGTTGACGAGAATATCAGGATGGTGATCGGCGGCCTCCGCCAACTCTG is a window encoding:
- a CDS encoding 4a-hydroxytetrahydrobiopterin dehydratase, with product MAKLSPQQITDQLQQLAGWEYTDNAIRKLYRFKEFMAGIRFIDRVAELAEAADHHPDILVNYTRVTFTCSTHDAGGVTAKDFALATQIEREFSAL
- a CDS encoding deoxynucleoside kinase, which translates into the protein MDRPRGYIAVEGPIGVGKSSLARLLARELNARLVLEEVDDNPFLARFYEDADKFALPVQLYFMLTRYKQQQELAQQELFSLATVSDYLFAKDRIFAALNLAPDELALYDNVYRLLDARMVKPDLVVFISARGEVLLERLRKRDRHFERDISVDYLERVSAAFRDFFFYYDESPLLVVDTSEIDFVEDSDDLRDLMREIERAGQGVQHFVPRKS